One Procambarus clarkii isolate CNS0578487 chromosome 47, FALCON_Pclarkii_2.0, whole genome shotgun sequence genomic window, CCAGCTGGGACCCGCTGTGTTGACGATGGGACGGGAGGCCAGCTGGGACCAGCTGTGTTGACGGTGGGACGGGAGGCCAGCTGGGACCAGCTGTGTTGACGGTGAGACGGGAGGCCAGCTGGGACCCGCTGTGTTGACGGTGGGACGGGAGGCCAGCTGGGACCAGCTGTGTTGACGGTGAGATGGGAGGCCAGCTGGGACCAGCTGTGTTGACGGTGAGATGGGAGGCCAGCTGGGACCAGCTGTGTTGACGGTGAGACGGGAGGCCAGCTGGGCGAGtgtgtctaactcccagttacctaattactgctagtgaacaggtgaatctgggtgaaagaaactctgcccatttgtttctaccatcgctggggatcgagcccggacccttatgactacgaatcccgagcgttgtTCTCTCAACCGTCAGGCCCcctagagtgagagtgagagtgggtgagagtgAGAGCGAGAGTACCTTCCATCATGTACTCTATCCATGCCTGTTGGTTGTAGTATGATGTGTGACCTGAGAAACATGTCACACgagtatctgtctgtctgtgtctgtctgtgcctgtgtctgtctgtctgtgtctgtctgtgtctgtttctgtctgtttCCGTCTGTTTCCGTCTGTTTCCGTCTGTTTCCGTCTgtttctgtctgtttctgtctgtttctgtctgtttctgtctgtttgtctgtttctgtctgtttctgtctgtctctctcaggCTGGCTGGgtaactggctggctggctatcaGACTTACTGACGTACCAAAAGTCACTAGAAATGTGCGTTCCACAAAGATTTTTCACCGTACTTTTAAAGGCTTCACTCGTACTTTTAATTACCACCTTCGCTGCAGCTCCTCATTTTGTAATTAATTCAGggaattattagtattatttataAGAATTAAACACTGCTCGTGGGGCGAGACTTTGGGTGCTTCTGCCAGCGGCATTGCGTCACTATTttttgtgcgggggggggggggggagggagggagtgaaattcaggagaaagcgccaagctattacgacgatatagcacttggaaggggtcaggataaggatttgggctgGGAcgcgggggggaagggggggggggggtggagatgttcccaaccactttgacggtcggggattgaacgccgacctgcatgaagcgagaccgtcactctaccgtccagcccaagtaaagcctgggagccggcggctgaacggacagaacactggatgcgtgatcctgtggtcccgggttcgatcccgggcgccgaagataaacaatgggcagagtttctttcaccctgatgcccctgttacatggagagcgtgcagagatcctttactgctagaatccaatcagtaaaacatctaaactactgggaccgactaaagagcctaaatctgtactcccttcagcgcaggcgagagagatacataataatctatacgtggaaaatagtagaggggctggtcccaaacctgcacagagaaataacatcacatgggaccagaagacatggcaggatgtgcagaatacccccgttgaaaaacagaggtgcaacaggtactctgagagagaactctatcaacatcagaggcccgagactgttcaacacgcttccactacacataaggggcataactggccgacccctcacagtgttcaagagagaacttgacaaacacctccaaaggatacctgatcaaccaagttgtgactcatacgtcaggttgcgagcagccgcgtccaacagcctggttgatcagtccagcaaccaggaggcatagtcgacgaccgggccgcggggactctaagccccggaagcacctcaagataacctcaaggtaagatagcagtaaataggtacctgggagttagtcagctgtcacgggctgcttcctgggagtggaggcgtggtcaaggaccgggccgcggggtcactaaagccccgaaatcatctcaagatgactcaAGAAGTGGGTGGacactgggggagggggaaggggggagggggtggggggagagggggaagggggatgggggaaggggggggggcatataTATGTTTCAAACCTGCTGGAATTAACGGTAAAGACCGAAACACATCTTAGACTGTGATCAAATTGAACCCTCTAAGGATAAATCTTAACTCAGGCACTATGAAAAGCCGAACCATTTTATTACTAATGATAAGATTAGTAGTTAACCTGAAGCCCTTGCACCGTATGGGATTAAGGAACGAGCAGTGAagcgtgaagactaataataataaacataagcCTTTCAATGACCCCCTGTAATACCTCCATACTTATAACAGCTATGTATTAGCAAGAAgatctaccattaatgtataatacaGAATTGTAAATACATTGGTATTGAAATAAAAAAATCTACGTAACTTGCTGATATTTTAatgataaggtgtgaaggatagatgttaTTGTTGATATAATACTCTCCCGTTgatgtctgataaagacctttcgtGCTCTCTGTAgttcttttttgcgctaccgctcacaggatgagtccaaccacttgggctggacggtagggcgacggtctcgctacatgcaggtcaacgttcaatccccgaccgtccaagtggttgggcaccattccttacccccgtctcatccccaatcctaatcctgacccctgccaagtgctatatagtcgtaatgacttggccctTTCCTCTaaaaattcccttcccttcacaggatgagtatggggtgcacaataataacctaccgctcacaggatgagtatggggtgcacaataataacctaccgctcacaggatgagtatggggtgcacaataataacctaccgctcacaggatgagtatggggtgcacaataataacctaccgctcacaggatgagtatggggtgcacaataaactagccgcctccggcggctagTTTTTTTTATCAATTGAGTTGATTTGCAGTTGAgggagagaacaggttgtagtggTAATGGTAGTAGTGATATAGTGGTAGtagtgttagtggtagtggtagtagtgttagtggtagtagtggtgatagtggtagtatcAGTAAAGTGAAACAAGGGAAAACACAGAGAAGACGAGCCAACAGAAACACAAAAAGCTACATATAATGCCTCCTTCCTTTCCAGTTGTGATTTGCACGGTGGGTTTGGCTGCCTCAACGACAAGTCTGCCCTCGTTTACAACGGACGAACCAGAACAGAGGAGACGGAACCACCCCTCTTTCCCCCTCCTAAATAacatccccccccttctctctctctgtctgcctatacccccccccacacaaacgATATAatgccctccccccacccaccccccacacccacccccacacacgatAAGTGAACATTCACAGTCCGTGGGAACACGTCTATCACCTCTCTGTTCGGGTGAGAAACTCTGAAGTTTAGGTTAGCGCCAGGAgaccatctctctccctccctccctccctccctccttccctccctctctcccccccccctctctctctctctctctctctctccccctctctctctctctctctctctctctctctctctctctctctctctctctctctctctctctctctctctctctctctctctctctctctctctcgtatggATGAGGGAGCACGGAGGGGGGACTTGGGGGGCGGAAATGGGTGAGGTACGGGTAATGAAGGGGGAAATGGGGGCCAAGATGCGCACGGTATATGGTAGAAAGAGGAAACGGTGAACCCATTCCTTTTTATTTCCCCACTTTCTTTGGAAGTGAGTACGTGGGGAGGAAAATAGAGAAATTGGCAAGGTAGAGAAGAATTAGAGGGAGAGATTAATATAGAGAACAGAAAGTAATTAAGAAGGAAGAGAGTAATAATTATAACAAAAAGAGAGATGTCTGAGTGATTCTGGAACTGTCGTTCCCACACGACCTGTGAACGACCAGCCCGGTCTTCCGTCCATACCCTTCTTAACACTAAGAGAACGACCTCCCTTTCTCTAGACGACTTCTCCTTTCTCCTATTCTTACAGTTTCCTTTTTCCGaaatggggggagagagagagagagagagagagagagagagagagagagagagagagagagagagagagagagagagagagagagagagagagagagagagagagagaatggcagAGAGAactggacagaaaaattaggtatGAAGATTAGAATTTGATTCTCAAATGATGGTTAACTACTTTAGATTTTGACAGCTGGTACTTTAGATTTTATTTGATGTTTGTATACATTATCCATGATTGTCACCTCACCCTCTATGATTGTCACCTCACCCTCTATGATTGTCACCTCACCCTCTATGATTGTCACCTCACCCTCCAAGATTGTCACCTCACCCTCCAAGATTGTCACCTCACCCTCCAAGATTGTCACCTCACCCTCCATGATTGTCACCTCATCCTCTATGATTGTCACCTTACCCTCTATGATTGTCACCTTACCCTCCAAGATTGTCACCTTACCCTCCAAGATTGTCACCTCACCCTCTATGATTGTCACCTTATAAACCTCTATGATTTTCACCTCACTTTGTGATTGTCACCTCACGCTCTATTAATGTCACCTTACCCTCCAAGATTATCACCTCACCCTCTATTAATGTCACCTTACCCTCCAAGATTGTCACCTCACCCTCCAAAATTGTCACCTTACCCTCCACGACTGTTACCTCGCCTTCCAAGACTTATCTTCTACGCAATTATATAtccataatatataatatataataaataatatccaTATCATGAACTATTCCTAATCCGacaactcatcctcctgtttagatttttttaactgtttaaaTAATTATTTGTTTAGATAAGATTTTGTAACTATGTAACTACATATTTTGTAACATAGTACAAATAttaacgtactaagcaattagatagtagaatttggtactattctcgTTATAAAGTCCCAAATAATGAAGcttaaaaacaaacttaaatattcctaggcctagtatagtatacatatgtactatattaggcctcagatatcgtgtattagtcctaggaaggttaggttaggttaggttaggttaggttaggttaggttaggttagatcgtCTTTGCCacataaatacaaaataaatacaaaatccggtttgtccaaatttaaAGGTACAGATTTAAACTTTGTAATTGCATTGTACGTCGGTATGTGTACTATGCTCCTCATCCTTACTTTATAAGAACTACCAAAACAGGAAGATGGACTAAATCCGGATGAACGATTAACGCCAATTTTTAACTCCGTGCAGTTATAAGCGCCAATTTTTAACACCGTGCAGTTATAAGCGCCAATTTTTAACTCCGTGCAGTTAAGCGTCAATTTTTAACTCCGTGCAGTTAAGCGCCAATTTTTAACTCCGTGCAGTTAAGCGTCAATTTTTAACTCCGTGCAGTTATAAGCGCCAATTTTTAACTCCGTGCAGTTATAAGCGCCAATTTTTAACACCGTGCAGTTAAAAGCGCCAATTTGAATACTGCCTATTGAACACCaaagaagccggtcggccgagcggacagcacactggacttgtgatcctgggttcgatcccaggcgccggcgagaaacaatgggcagagtttctttcactctatgcccctgttacctagcagtaaaataggtacctgggtgttagtcagctgtcacgggctgcttcctggaggtggaggcctggtcgaggaccgggcagcggggacactaaagccccgaaatcatctcaagataaccatctcaagataactaattCGACTCAGCACAGCGTCTAGATGAGAGAGTGAGTTACCGTCTCATTTCACGCTGTCCTCAGTATCACTACGTCATAACCCACGGGCCTTGAAGCCCCTCCCTGTAAGATTAATATCTTCCTGGTAAGTCGACAAGCCAGCCGGCCCACAGCAGCAGCGTCCAGTCGACAAGCCAGCCGGCCCACAGCAGCAGCGTCAAGTCGACAAGCCAGCCGGCCCACAGCAGCAGCGTCAAGTCGACAAGCCAGCCGGCCCACAGCAACAGCGTCAAGTCGACAAGCCAGCCGACCCACAGCAGCAGGCTCAAGTCGACAAGCCAGCCGGCCCACAGCAGCAGCGTCAAGTCGACCAGCCAGCCGGCCCACAGCAGCAGCGTCAAGTCGACCAGCCAGCCGGCCCACAGCAGCAGCGTCAAGTCGACAAGCCAGCCGGCCCACAGCAACAGCGTCAAGTCGACAAGCCAGCCGGACCACAGCAGCAGCGTCAAGTCGACCAGCCAGCCGGCCCACAGCAGCAGCGTGAAGTCGAAAAGCCAGCCGGACCACAGCAGCAGCGTCAAGTCGACAAGCCAGCCGGCCCACAGCAGCAGCGTCAAGTCGACAAGCCAGCCGGACCACAGCAGCAGCGTCAAGTCGACAAGCCAGCCGGCCCACAGCAACAGCGTCAAGTCGACAAGCCAGCCGGCCCACAGCAACAGCGTCAAGTCGACAAGCCATGGTCGCCATTCAACGTGATCTTATTTTACGTTTTATTGGTATTTTTATCGGTCGATGAAGAGCGTCTAACTTTCCGCGGCCGTTATTTAATCAAGCTGATTCGGTGGTAGGAGCAATGGTACTGACTTTTGGACAGTTCATTTTTGGttcagggggggaagggggttgttGGGTTTTGTGGAGAACAGTTCAGGTGTTCTTGGTTTGATCTGCAGCCGCAAATGCAGTGGATTGAGTGTCAGTGTCGATTGATATTTTTAAGTCTACAGACAACTCGTCTGTCTTCGGGTCAAAAAGACTCAGTTGTTAGAGTGTtaagcacgcgcgcgcgcgcgcacacacacacacacacgctctgcttgttcacctagtaatacataggtacctaggagttagacagctgctacgggctgctttctgtgtgCGGGCGCGTGTGTgtttgagagaaatatatgtagtagtgataatagaggaaaaatagatcggTAAGAAAGGcgaagtccaagagctaatagcttgatcCCGCagccacaaatagtaaacacacatagTAAATACACTTATGAGCCAATAAGCTGTCTGCAgcttcatttttattgtatttttatgTAATGGGGTCTAATTGTATGGGGTCTGTAATGGGGTCTGTAATTTTtatgtaggggcctcgtagcctggtggatagcgcgcaggactcgtaattctgtggcacgggttcgattcccgcacgaggcagaaacaaatgggcaaagtttctttcaccctgaatgcccctgttacctagcagtaaataggtacctgggagttagtcagctgtcacgggctgcttcctgggactggaggcctggtcgaggaccgggccgcggggacactaacgccccgaaatcacctcaagataacctcaagaatgcaATAACAATGTATCTTATAAGAATCCTAAATCTTCATTTGTTATATCAAAACTATATTACCAAAATATATGAAACTATGTCTCACACTTCAATATTAAATCAATTTAGTATTGTTCATATTCTTTATTACAAATCATATTTTAAGAATGATTATACCGCAATAAAACACTGTAACACGACATATGAGAAAATCTATTGATTGGTGTGCTCGGTGCCTACAAATTCCTAATGGGTTAAGGGGACCTCCAGGTTGTGTAACCTTTAGGCATGTCATGGTTCAGGGGTTAGGGTGCGCATCTGGGGTGAGTCAGAACTTTGGTTTGATCCAGCTGTCTTGCTCCAGAGATTTTATCAGTAGTCATTCGTTTTCTATGTGGCCATgtgcagttttctctctctcacacacacaattatattatatatatatatatatatatatatatatatatatatatatatatatatatatatatatatatatatatatatatatatatatatatatatgatgttaaatatgaccgaaaaagtaagattaataattctaacacgaattttctcaatatttcttatgtttctttttactgccgatggtaattgaaaaatcaattctcaaaaattaatttttatttctagtctgacgtgacgcttgaacgcgtttcgtaataactaattaaattttcaaagactttagtttacacacacacaactgtaacctgaaaacactaaacagagttttactaatgCAAACACTGAAcatcttgtcttatatactcgcatttgggtgaggtgatatgttgcaacggttttggatgaggtgaacaaacttttgaccaacacaagacagaacacggtacaatgggtataaattggataaatgagagggaagaatgaaaataactgcaaagggcctattggctcatacttcctcttgatgcttctatattggtacggagtcttgaagtgggtaggttatcttgaggttatcttgagatgatttcggtgccATGTAGGTAGAATATAGGGTAGAAGGGTAgaagggtagaatatagttgtgcattaattggctgttgttgactggtgttgactttttgatgtgtagtgcctcgcagatgtcaagccggcaCTCAAGCCGACACTCACTCAAGAGGTCGTCAGCGAACCACAGTGCAAGAAATGTTCGAAGGTCGTAAGCTGAGAGTCGTGTGCAAAGTGTGTTTTCATTCACAGTGGATTTGGCGGCTGGATAATTTATGTGTTTATGAGAACGGGCTGCCATCCTCATAAACATTATATTGGAACTTTTCTTGAACAAATCTTTGCTCACTTCCAAGGTTCAATGCCCAATTCTCTAAACGCTTCACAATGCACCGTAAAACAAATAATTACTAACAGGACAAAGACATccaaccctcccaccctgcagcagacatgactcttgccAAAACAATGATACACAGTAATGTTATTATATACTGAAGAAAATACTGTGTTTATCATTATAATGTACGGTAAGGTTTACAAATATGCTTGAGGAAGGCGCAAGCTTGGAATGTGCAACCACTAGCATAGAAGACAATAATGTTTTATCCACCTGAGATCACCGTAGGAACGAGAGATCATATGGACCAGAAACTCGCTCTCCAGACCAGTTCTTCCACACAACCCCCAGCATACGCATCTTAAATTAAGTGCACCATATATTTCCAAATGAGAGTAGAGGGGAAATCAACCTCTCCCGTGGAATCAACCCACGAAACacccccttcttcccctccctACCATCGATATAAACgaggcgcgagagagagagagagcaaggaatTCGTCGTTTTACGAGGTGGACACATCTTGGCTAAATGCGGGCAGGGCCAGGCTTCCCCCTCGCCTGAATCGAGACAGCTGCTGGCTATTTTACCAGCAGCTGTCACACACCAGGGGAGCGACAGTCTTGGTTCTCTCCCCGTCTCAACATAATGACCTGCATGACCATTACTCATGGCACAACCGGCCAGTAATCAGATcagtttttttgtttataaattcgCTGATGATAATTGTGGGAGCTGACACTTGTTACACGAAAGGGGTAAATAGTAATATGCGAGGAATACATGCATGTGAACACTTGCACATGGGCTCACGTGTGTTTTTTAAGCATGtattagagagagagggagagaaagagagggagagagaaaggggaaagacatagagaggggggaaagagaaAAAGACAAGGATACCTTCCGCCTTAAATTCGTATTGCGCTAATATCCTCACGTTTGAGACAGCTGTGTCATCTTCTTTGTCGTTGTTGTTTTACATTTAGCAACTCGAAATGTCCTCGtaacacgggctatagtgagcccataattgagttcggttattcgtgaCAACCTTGTTGCtgcgatatttgggtcaaagttttaaatggaggtggggtttcttcctttttccctgtttcttcttCGCTTatgttttagcgcactggttttagtcttgttataataacattatcttggtggcggatgttgaTGCAGAATGTACACCAATGTGTCCCATTCTTCagctgcttttctaatcattgtagtcgctgcgGAATTTGCATCtactgcagctgctgtcgttggattaatgttgagtttgatgcgcagggcttcagtagcttcacatttcagtaagtaatgcaatagtggcgcctctgcttctgttccacagatatgagcgctttgtaactattgggttcattacctcccagcagcacttgtaaccaagtctgagtctgtgtatggctactgcaatgtctccggATATCTTGTTGtcagccaggcttgaaagagtagtacccagtggcttgttcgtaccacatcgcagtggatcttccttccgctactttatctctgtggcgacttttgatagttgggagtattttcttctttaaTTGCAActaaatctgtgaaaaacttggaggtatttgaacctgtacaacagataGAGCAGTCGTAgtctttgctagtgagtctgccttttcgataccatctatgccaatgtgacttggtaaccaatttagggtgattgacagccctggaGTGTGTGCTCCTTTTCCTATAGGTAGGATTTCAGTGATGAGttgaatattatctctgtgctggctggataacaatgcctggagcgaagatttagagtcggcattagtgatgacatcatgtaaatgattctcaattgtataatttATGGCGTCATTCGGGGCATATAACTCTGTTTGcagtgttgagcacccactactcatgctccagtaagcttcatggttgttagtgtaaactgctgccccagcagaacctctttcttgatcaactgatccgtctgtgacctTAGTCACTAACCAGTGAATATATAGCCTGTATGTGCAGGTTCTCTCACCAGACAGTGTACTGAGGTAAAGAAGCCTTGGTACCTCTCCCTCGACCACGTACAGTGGAGCTGCAAGCTTGGTACTTCTCCCTCGACCACGTACAGTGGAGCTGCAAGCTTGGTACCTCTCCCTCGACCACGTACAGTGGAGCTGCAAGCttggtacctttccttcgaccACGTATAGTGGAGCTGCAAGCTTGGTACCTCTCCCTCGACCACGTACAGTGGAGCTGCAAGCTTGGTACTTCTCCCTCGACCACGTACAGTGGAGCTGCAAGCTTGGTACCTCTCCCTCGACCACGTACAGTGGAGCTGCAAGCTTGGTACTTCTCCCTCGACCACGTATAGTGGAGCTGCAAGCTTGGTACTTCTCCCTCGACCACGTATAGTGGAGCTGCAAGCttggtacctttccttcgaccACGTATAGTGGAGCTGCAAGCttggtacctttccttcgaccACGTATAGTGGAGCTGGAAGCTTGGTACCTCTCCCTCGACCACGTATAGTGGAGCTGCAAGCTTGGTACCTCTCCCTCGACCACGTATAGTGGAGCTGCAAGCTTGGTACCTCTCCCTCGATCACGTACAGTGGAGCTGCAAGCTTGGTACTTCTCCCTCGACCACGTACAGTGGAGCAGCAAGCTTGGTACCTCTCCCTCGACCACGTACAGTGGTGCAGCAAGCTTGGTACCTCTCCCTCGACCACGTACAGTGGTGCAGCAAGCTTGGTACCTCTCCCTCGACCACGTACAGTGGTGCAGCAAGCTTGGTACCCTTCTCTCGCCGCTGTTCATCATTGAGTTTCTCACATGCGATTCACCCTTTTATCAACTTGCTTTTTTTAAGTACAATTTTTCTGTGTAAtaaatgcaggtcggcgttcaatccccgaccgtccaagtagtttggcactattcctttccccattcacatcccaaatccttatcctcaccccttccaattgctatatagtcgtaatgtcttggcgctttcccctcaattccctccctctctctctctctgtaataaATGTCATTCTTCTTAGATTTTTTCCAGACGTTTTCAGACTTTTTAGACGTTCCCAGCTGACGAGGGCGAGTGTCTGGGCTTGTGGAGCGCTGAGGCTCCGTCCCGGGCCTTTTGTCTATGTGTCTGTGGTAATATTTGTATTTGCAGAATgagcttttagctcttggaccccgcctttctaaccaatttatttttcctctattgtgtgtacacacacacacacacatccctgggaagcagcccatagcagctgtcaaactcccaggtacctagttactgataggtgaacagacgcatcagggtgaaagaaactgtgcatttgtttctacctctgtCGGGAGTTGAACCCtggaccttaggactacgacctgcacccccccccccaccccaccccagcgctgtctactcagccgcgagGGCCTTTAGGACTATGTTTATTTATGCGTATTATACAGGAtcattcagctcctgggccccgcctcatCAACTCTCAACAAACTATAGAACAATGACACCCGAGCCCACTGTTTCTCGCTACATCTACTCAACAAAACTACACATAGTAATAGCTTCTGGGAAATAGACATTTCCCGTTTTCCCAATAGAGTTTCCTCACATTCTTGTGGGGTCAGCCtcctatcccctcccccccccacccgttcTCCGAAGACCCCGAGGGCCGTTGAGTGTGGAAAGAACAACAGACAGACTAAAagtgttagcttaggttagatattTGTTCATTCAGCGATAAtggtcatcttcttgaggttatcttgagatgatttcggggctttagtgtccccgcggctcggtcctcgaccaggcctccaccccccaggaagcagcccgtgacagctgactaacacccaggtaccta contains:
- the LOC138350898 gene encoding octapeptide-repeat protein T2-like, which encodes MDLGSTMYGSKSQCSILQAHIVDKPAGPQQQRPVDKPAGPQQQRQVDKPAGPQQQRQVDKPAGPQQQRQVDKPADPQQQAQVDKPAGPQQQRQVDQPAGPQQQRQVDQPAGPQQQRQVDKPAGPQQQRQVDKPAGPQQQRQVDQPAGPQQQREVEKPAGPQQQRQVDKPAGPQQQRQVDKPAGPQQQRQVDKPAGPQQQRQVDKPAGPQQQRQVDKPWSPFNVILFYVLLVFLSVDEERLTFRGRYLIKLIRW